In one Saccharibacillus brassicae genomic region, the following are encoded:
- a CDS encoding MATE family efflux transporter, with translation MKTKNGAAAAKLPLEREFNLFRLTWPIFLEVFLFMLMGITDTMMLSGVSDDAVAAVGAANQVISIAILILEVVGNGAAIVIAQYLGARNHYEAAKISGLSLTLNLMLGLTMSAFFLVFGHHMMVALNLHGDILAYAKSYMHIVGGAIFLQALINMLSATIRTYGQTKLTMFVALGMNILSVAGGYVMIFGHLGFPAMGVEGAAISTVISRAVAAVVLFWMLYQVMEVRIQFKFYINLTREYIMKILRIGVPSALEQITYQSCQMIFFFYATFLGAQALAARQYATNISMFIYLFAVAVAIGTGIIVGRLVGANRKEDAYHQVWSSVKRALVITVIVDLVVILLRHPLVGLFTDDADIIRMATQVLVLSIVLETARTFNMIVIGSLRAAGDAKFPVYVGLVSMVGISLPLGYVLVFQMNMGLPGIWLAIAADEWIRVAVMYMRWKSRVWKKHSLIEHHESEQGENRTSSPAPSA, from the coding sequence ATGAAAACGAAAAACGGAGCCGCCGCAGCCAAACTTCCGCTGGAGCGCGAATTCAATCTGTTCCGTTTGACCTGGCCGATATTCCTGGAAGTCTTTCTGTTCATGTTGATGGGGATCACTGATACAATGATGTTGAGCGGCGTATCGGATGATGCGGTAGCGGCCGTCGGTGCGGCCAACCAGGTCATCTCGATCGCCATCCTCATTCTTGAAGTCGTGGGTAACGGCGCCGCTATCGTTATCGCGCAATATTTGGGAGCCCGCAACCATTACGAGGCCGCCAAGATTTCCGGCTTGTCGCTGACGCTCAATCTGATGCTGGGCCTGACCATGAGCGCGTTCTTCCTCGTGTTCGGCCATCATATGATGGTTGCGCTGAACCTGCACGGCGATATTCTCGCCTACGCCAAGTCGTATATGCATATTGTCGGCGGCGCGATTTTCCTGCAGGCGCTGATCAATATGCTGTCGGCCACGATCCGGACGTACGGACAGACGAAGCTGACCATGTTCGTGGCGCTCGGGATGAACATCCTGAGCGTGGCGGGCGGTTACGTCATGATCTTCGGTCACCTCGGCTTCCCCGCGATGGGCGTCGAAGGGGCCGCGATCTCCACGGTGATCAGCCGCGCCGTCGCGGCGGTCGTGCTGTTCTGGATGCTGTACCAGGTCATGGAAGTCCGTATCCAATTCAAGTTCTACATTAACCTCACCCGCGAATATATTATGAAAATTTTGCGGATCGGCGTGCCGTCCGCGCTGGAACAAATTACGTACCAGTCGTGCCAGATGATCTTCTTCTTCTACGCGACGTTCCTCGGCGCCCAGGCGCTGGCCGCGCGACAATACGCGACGAACATCTCGATGTTCATCTATCTGTTCGCGGTCGCCGTAGCGATCGGAACAGGCATCATCGTCGGCCGCCTCGTCGGCGCGAACCGCAAGGAAGACGCTTACCATCAAGTGTGGAGCAGCGTCAAACGGGCGCTCGTCATCACCGTGATCGTCGATCTCGTCGTGATCCTGCTGCGTCATCCGCTCGTGGGCCTGTTCACCGACGACGCGGACATTATCCGCATGGCAACGCAGGTGCTCGTGCTGAGCATTGTACTGGAGACGGCCCGGACGTTCAACATGATCGTCATCGGTTCGCTCCGCGCCGCCGGCGACGCCAAGTTCCCGGTCTACGTCGGACTCGTCTCGATGGTCGGCATCAGCCTTCCGCTCGGGTACGTGCTCGTGTTCCAGATGAATATGGGCCTGCCCGGCATCTGGCTCGCGATCGCGGCCGACGAATGGATCCGGGTAGCCGTCATGTACATGCGCTGGAAGAGCCGGGTCTGGAAAAAGCATTCGCTGATCGAGCATCACGAATCGGAGCAGGGCGAGAACCGCACGTCTTCTCCGGCTCCGTCAGCTTAA
- a CDS encoding GGDEF domain-containing protein produces MTFHLDAQTVYISLICGHLLTVVLLSAYRRSESRDHSISLFFTAKLLQSGAWALMLLKDQIGPLAVLSLSNTLLFLGTALEAAALLRLQGALTPRAKRIGTAVVLSAVLSFHAAMLLYNEEAVRIVIASVFSAALIAPPALRLLAVREAPALRRLMGVLYAFVAAALLIRASSALLGDGAGALLSASVSRSLFSLAAYLTMMLANTGFVLLAKQKADEELLRLASLDDLTQIWNRRTFLNKAGVVLDQHAKRGCPVSFLLFDIDGFKRINDTYGHDIGDRVLREMSHIVSRQLGPADLFGRYGGDEFAILLPGFNEAESTLLAERIRAAVTASGTYTLSIGALTFVPEHRSELERVYKCCDLALYEAKKHGRNRVHRAEKEYASQEMPDTQAVHI; encoded by the coding sequence ATGACTTTTCATCTTGATGCGCAAACGGTCTATATTTCGCTCATTTGCGGACATCTGCTTACTGTCGTTTTGCTGAGCGCTTATCGTCGAAGCGAGAGCCGGGATCACTCGATCTCGCTTTTTTTTACCGCCAAGCTGCTGCAGTCCGGAGCCTGGGCGCTGATGCTGCTCAAAGATCAGATCGGTCCGCTGGCCGTCCTCTCGCTGTCCAATACGCTGCTGTTTCTCGGAACGGCGCTCGAAGCCGCGGCTCTGCTGCGGCTTCAGGGAGCGCTGACGCCCCGGGCGAAGCGGATCGGGACGGCAGTGGTGCTGTCGGCCGTTTTGTCGTTCCATGCGGCTATGCTGCTGTACAATGAGGAAGCCGTGCGCATCGTGATCGCTTCCGTGTTCTCGGCCGCGCTGATCGCGCCGCCGGCGCTTCGGCTGCTGGCCGTGCGGGAGGCGCCGGCGCTGCGCAGGCTGATGGGCGTTCTCTACGCCTTCGTCGCCGCCGCGCTGCTGATCCGGGCTTCATCCGCCCTGTTGGGCGACGGAGCCGGAGCGCTGCTGTCCGCAAGCGTCAGCCGCAGCCTGTTCTCGCTTGCCGCCTACCTCACGATGATGCTGGCCAATACCGGCTTCGTGCTGCTCGCCAAGCAAAAAGCGGACGAAGAACTGCTGCGGCTGGCCAGCCTCGACGACCTCACCCAGATCTGGAATCGGCGTACTTTTCTGAACAAAGCGGGCGTCGTATTGGATCAACATGCCAAGCGCGGTTGTCCGGTGTCTTTTCTGCTGTTCGATATCGACGGCTTCAAACGGATCAACGATACGTACGGGCACGATATCGGCGACCGCGTGCTGCGGGAGATGAGCCATATCGTCTCGCGGCAGCTTGGGCCGGCCGACCTGTTCGGGCGCTACGGCGGCGACGAGTTCGCGATTTTGCTGCCGGGCTTCAACGAAGCCGAATCGACGCTGCTGGCCGAACGCATCCGCGCGGCGGTGACCGCTTCGGGCACGTATACGCTGAGCATCGGCGCGCTGACGTTCGTGCCCGAACACCGCTCCGAACTGGAGCGGGTGTACAAATGCTGCGACCTGGCGCTGTACGAAGCGAAGAAGCATGGACGCAACCGGGTGCATCGCGCGGAAAAAGAGTACGCGTCGCAAGAAATGCCGGATACGCAGGCCGTGCATATATGA
- a CDS encoding GNAT family N-acetyltransferase has translation MKIRFAQPEDAAGIAQVHVDSWKTTYKGIIADAYLDKLSMEEHRTRWEKRLSQPEPGEGVLVAENERGQVCGFLDYGVDRETGRAQEAELYAVYLLQSEQRKGIGRAMFGVLLEELRKKGYRSLMVWVLEQNPAVRFYQKLGSEEIERKEIRIGEQSFTEIALHWPDIVQLTI, from the coding sequence ATGAAGATCAGATTCGCCCAACCTGAAGATGCCGCCGGCATTGCTCAGGTTCATGTCGACAGCTGGAAAACGACGTACAAAGGCATTATCGCGGACGCTTATCTGGATAAGCTGTCCATGGAAGAACACCGCACCCGGTGGGAGAAGCGCCTGAGCCAACCCGAACCCGGAGAAGGCGTGCTGGTCGCCGAGAACGAACGCGGCCAGGTGTGCGGCTTTCTCGATTACGGCGTAGACCGCGAAACGGGCAGGGCGCAGGAGGCCGAGTTGTACGCCGTGTACCTGCTGCAGAGCGAACAGCGCAAAGGCATCGGCCGCGCCATGTTCGGGGTACTGCTGGAGGAGCTGCGCAAAAAAGGCTACCGTTCGCTTATGGTTTGGGTGCTGGAACAGAACCCGGCCGTTCGTTTTTACCAAAAGCTCGGCAGCGAGGAAATTGAACGCAAAGAGATCCGGATCGGGGAGCAGTCCTTTACCGAGATCGCTTTGCATTGGCCCGATATCGTTCAGCTCACGATCTGA
- a CDS encoding glycogen/starch/alpha-glucan phosphorylase: MFTDKEKFKIEFKQRLIGNSGRQMHEVSEDDVYAALGSMIRERIGQDWAATNRAYTEHGERQVYYFSMEFLMGRLLGNNLLNLGVLELVREGLGELGWDLEDIEEYEADAGLGNGGLGRLAACFLDSLASLGYSGHGNGIRYRYGLFEQKIIDGHQVELPDYWLQKGNVWEVRRGDKKVNVRFWGNVESHEQNGRLVYETKNGEDVWAVPYDVPIVGYENSAVNTLRLWSAESAADPTRGFGGNYYNFLDYKRSVETVSEFLYPDDSQYEGKLLRLKQEYFLCSAGLQSVLRTFDKLRLPHDRLADKVAIHINDTHPTLVIPELMRILMDEKGFGWEDAWSIVTRTVSYTNHTILSEALETWPEQMIRELLPRVHMIIEELNKRFCASLLEQYPGDQERVSRMAIIEGGQIKMAHLAIHGSHSINGVAALHTDILKKREMKDFYELYPERFNNKTNGITHRRWLMHANPELENLLEETIGSAWKKQPDQLNELLKHTGDAVVQEKIRSVKRKNKERLAAYIHKKHGATVDPNSIFDVQVKRLHAYKRQLLNALHIMDLYNRIKENPALDLTPRTFIFGAKAAPGYYMAKQIIKLINNIADTVNNDPQTKDLLNVFFLENYSVSLAEKIVPAADVSEQISTAGKEASGTGNMKFMMNGALTIGTLDGANVEMYESLGDEGMYLFGLRIEEVEQYYREGGYSAQGIYNSDDRVKKVLDQLIQGPFCQNGQSFDSIYHSLLSHNDEYFVLRDFADYAQAQEQIGIDYRNTKLWTEKAILNIAKSGRFAGDRTIGEYASDIWGIKPVGVGSRLTTR; the protein is encoded by the coding sequence ATGTTCACCGATAAAGAGAAATTCAAAATCGAGTTCAAGCAGAGGCTGATCGGCAACAGCGGCCGCCAAATGCACGAAGTGTCCGAGGACGACGTCTACGCCGCGCTCGGCAGCATGATCCGCGAACGGATCGGCCAGGATTGGGCCGCGACGAACCGCGCCTATACGGAACACGGCGAACGCCAGGTTTACTATTTTTCCATGGAGTTCCTAATGGGCCGCCTGCTTGGCAACAACCTGCTGAACCTGGGCGTGCTGGAACTGGTTCGCGAAGGCCTCGGCGAGCTGGGCTGGGATCTGGAAGACATCGAAGAATACGAAGCCGACGCGGGACTCGGTAACGGAGGGCTTGGCCGCTTGGCCGCCTGTTTCCTCGACTCGCTCGCTTCGCTCGGCTATTCCGGACACGGCAACGGCATTCGTTACCGCTACGGCTTGTTTGAACAGAAGATCATCGACGGCCATCAGGTCGAACTGCCGGATTACTGGCTGCAAAAGGGCAACGTCTGGGAAGTGCGCCGCGGCGACAAAAAAGTCAACGTCCGCTTCTGGGGGAACGTCGAGAGCCATGAACAAAACGGCCGCCTCGTGTACGAGACCAAAAACGGCGAAGACGTCTGGGCGGTGCCTTACGACGTGCCGATCGTCGGCTACGAGAATTCCGCGGTCAACACGCTGCGTCTGTGGAGCGCCGAATCGGCTGCCGATCCGACGCGCGGCTTCGGAGGCAACTATTACAATTTCCTGGACTACAAGCGTTCGGTCGAGACCGTGTCCGAATTCCTCTACCCGGACGATTCCCAATACGAAGGCAAGCTGCTGCGCCTGAAGCAGGAATATTTCCTCTGTTCCGCCGGCCTGCAGAGCGTGCTGCGCACGTTCGACAAACTGCGTCTACCGCATGACCGCCTGGCCGACAAAGTCGCGATCCATATCAACGATACGCATCCGACGCTGGTCATTCCGGAGCTGATGCGCATCCTGATGGACGAAAAGGGCTTCGGCTGGGAAGACGCCTGGAGCATCGTGACGCGCACCGTGTCCTACACGAACCATACGATTTTGAGCGAAGCGCTCGAAACGTGGCCGGAGCAGATGATCCGCGAACTGCTGCCGCGCGTCCACATGATCATCGAAGAACTGAACAAACGGTTCTGCGCCTCGCTGCTGGAGCAGTACCCGGGCGACCAGGAGCGCGTGTCGCGCATGGCGATCATCGAAGGCGGGCAGATCAAGATGGCGCATCTGGCGATCCACGGCAGCCACAGCATCAACGGCGTGGCCGCGCTGCACACGGATATTCTCAAGAAGCGCGAAATGAAAGACTTTTACGAACTGTACCCGGAACGTTTCAACAACAAGACGAACGGCATCACGCACCGCCGCTGGCTGATGCACGCCAATCCGGAACTGGAGAACCTGCTGGAAGAGACGATCGGCTCCGCCTGGAAAAAGCAGCCCGATCAGCTGAACGAACTGCTCAAGCATACCGGCGACGCCGTCGTGCAGGAGAAGATTCGCAGCGTCAAGCGCAAAAACAAAGAGCGTCTGGCCGCGTATATTCATAAGAAGCACGGCGCGACCGTCGATCCGAATTCGATCTTCGACGTGCAGGTCAAGCGGCTGCATGCGTACAAGCGCCAACTGCTGAACGCGCTGCATATTATGGATCTGTACAACCGGATCAAGGAGAATCCTGCGCTCGACCTGACGCCGCGCACGTTTATTTTCGGCGCCAAAGCGGCTCCGGGTTATTATATGGCCAAGCAGATCATCAAGCTGATCAACAATATCGCGGACACCGTCAACAACGATCCGCAGACCAAAGATCTGCTGAACGTATTTTTCCTGGAAAACTACTCCGTCTCGCTGGCCGAAAAAATCGTGCCGGCGGCCGACGTGAGCGAACAGATCTCGACCGCGGGCAAAGAAGCTTCGGGCACCGGCAACATGAAGTTCATGATGAACGGCGCGTTGACGATCGGCACGCTCGACGGCGCCAACGTCGAAATGTACGAATCGCTCGGCGACGAAGGCATGTACCTGTTCGGACTGCGGATCGAAGAAGTCGAGCAGTATTACCGCGAAGGCGGCTACTCGGCGCAGGGAATCTATAACAGCGACGATCGTGTCAAAAAAGTGCTGGATCAGCTTATTCAGGGCCCGTTTTGCCAAAACGGCCAGAGCTTCGATTCGATCTACCATTCGCTGCTCAGCCACAACGACGAATACTTCGTCCTGCGGGATTTCGCGGACTACGCGCAGGCGCAGGAGCAGATCGGCATCGATTACCGGAACACGAAACTGTGGACGGAAAAAGCGATTCTCAATATCGCCAAATCCGGCCGTTTCGCCGGCGACCGCACGATCGGCGAATACGCGTCGGACATCTGGGGCATCAAGCCGGTCGGCGTCGGTAGCCGCCTGACCACGCGCTGA
- the glgD gene encoding glucose-1-phosphate adenylyltransferase subunit GlgD, whose protein sequence is MKLMGVINLDHELDQLSELTYFRAGAAVPFAGRYRLIDFALSNMMNAGVQDIALFVRRKYRSLLDHLGEGGPWDLNRKRGGLFILPPDWHDPTDISVGDLQHMHNNRDFFARSTGEYVVHSGSQHLSKVDFCDLAAKHKASGADVTVVYKHVDLLEPEHDACFRVEVGEDGFVNGIHNEKGHHNLYIELFIMEKGLFMQQMEYCIAHGDSYFFRDAILRNPAGLKIAGYEYTGYHAVINSIESYHKNSLELLDQDKYKQLFSPDQPVQTKIKYEAPTKYLEGADVRNSLVANGCQIAGEVDTSILFRGVKVEKGAKVVNSIIMQKCVIEAGAIVENVILDKDVLVTENRTLVGDSRKPFVIAKRSTL, encoded by the coding sequence ATGAAACTCATGGGTGTAATCAACTTGGACCACGAACTGGACCAACTCAGCGAATTAACCTACTTCCGCGCGGGCGCGGCCGTTCCTTTTGCGGGACGTTACCGCCTGATCGACTTCGCGCTCTCCAACATGATGAACGCGGGCGTGCAGGATATCGCGCTGTTCGTACGGCGCAAATACCGCTCGCTGCTCGATCACCTCGGCGAAGGCGGACCGTGGGATCTCAACCGCAAACGCGGCGGATTGTTCATCCTGCCTCCGGACTGGCATGACCCGACCGACATTTCCGTCGGCGACCTGCAGCATATGCACAACAACCGCGACTTCTTCGCCCGCAGCACCGGCGAATACGTCGTACATTCGGGCAGCCAGCATTTGTCCAAAGTCGACTTCTGCGACCTCGCCGCCAAGCACAAAGCTTCGGGCGCGGACGTCACGGTCGTGTACAAGCACGTGGACCTGCTTGAGCCGGAACACGATGCCTGCTTCCGGGTAGAAGTGGGCGAAGACGGCTTCGTGAACGGCATCCATAACGAGAAGGGGCATCACAACCTCTACATCGAGCTGTTCATTATGGAAAAAGGCTTGTTCATGCAGCAGATGGAATACTGCATCGCGCATGGCGACAGCTACTTTTTCCGTGACGCCATCCTGCGCAATCCGGCCGGCCTCAAAATCGCGGGTTACGAGTACACCGGATACCACGCGGTCATCAACTCGATCGAAAGCTACCATAAGAACAGTCTCGAACTGCTCGATCAGGACAAATACAAGCAGCTGTTCTCGCCGGATCAACCGGTGCAGACGAAGATCAAATACGAAGCGCCGACCAAGTACCTCGAAGGCGCCGACGTACGCAACTCGCTGGTTGCCAACGGCTGCCAGATCGCGGGCGAAGTCGACACAAGCATTTTGTTCCGCGGCGTCAAAGTCGAAAAAGGCGCCAAAGTCGTCAATTCGATCATCATGCAGAAGTGCGTGATCGAAGCGGGCGCGATCGTGGAGAACGTCATTCTCGACAAAGACGTGCTCGTCACCGAGAACCGCACGCTCGTCGGCGACTCGCGCAAACCGTTCGTCATCGCCAAGCGAAGCACGCTTTAG